The Terriglobus sp. TAA 43 sequence ATCTTTCGTCCGTACGGAATCCGCGTCTGGTCCAGCGCTGCGGACCTGGAAGCCGAACGCAACCTTCATCTTCAGGACAGCAGCTTCGCCGACGCGCCCATGAGCGGGCTTGCCCCGGAGAGCGCCGGGAAGGAACAGCGTGCGGCGCGTTTCCTTTTGCTCCCCGGAGGTGTGCGCCAACCTGTGACCCCGTTGCGTGCCTGGCAAATGACTCTGCGAACTCCGGTGGCCAACAGCCTTACCGGGGCGCTGGGGACGATTTCGCAAGGAGCTGTTCTGCCTATGCTGGACCAGCCATTGCTGCAGGCCAGCCTGTATGCCTTTGGGCGGTTTGCATGGAACCCTGAAGAATCGCGCGACAGCATCATTGATCAGTGGGCTCGTCAGACGTGGGGCGACGATGCCCGCATCTTTGATGTGGCCAAGAAGATCGTCCTCGACAGCGAAGCCAGCTATGCCGGCATTACATCGCCGTTGGGGCTGCCGCGTCTTGGTACAGAACATGGACCCGATCCCATGACGTCAGAAGCGGGGCATACGCTAGCAGACCACCACAGCATTGGCGCAGCGAGACTGCAATCTGCCGAATTCCCGGAAGCCTTCCGCAGGGAATATGAAAATCCTGCCGCAACGCCACCGGAATGGCTGCTGCTGCTGCATCGTGTGCCGCTTAGTTTCCGTGTCCGCGACGGCCAGACCGTGACGCAGGAGGTGTACGACGCCGCATTCACCGGCGCATCCGCCGCAGCCAATGCCGACGACGCGTGGGATGAAACCCGCGAGCTTGTAGAACCGGAGCGGTGGACGCCCACGCATCTGCTATTGCAGGACAATGCCCGCCGCGCGGAGATATGGCGCGAAGCGGTTGTCGACTGGCTACTCCGCGTGACCGGCCAGCCCGACACGCTGGGCTTCGCGGGCAAGCACGCTGGCCGCATTGAAGCGGAAACGATGACATTGAAGGGCTATCACACAGTCTTCACCGAAGATAAAGAAGGCTCCTCCGGGGGTGCCTACATTGCCTGCTCCCTGTCTGACTGCTCAGCCAGCACCGAGTTTCGCGGCGAAGAGAATGTCTATCGCATTGAAGTGGGCTACTTCGACGCGCCGCAAGCGCCGCAGCGATTCGTGCTGCGCATTAACGGCGCGGTTGTGGATACATGGACATCGGCTGTGCGCGGCGCGCAACCGGGTGGTGTCTCTGCCGAACGATTTGTTCGCAACGGTGTCCGCCTGAAACTGGGCGACCGCATTGAAATTCACAGCACCGGTGCGTTGGACTTCGTGGAAATCACCCGCGATCCGCGCTGGAACTGATGACGTGCGCGAACGAAATGATAGTGTGAGCTTGAACCCGATGATCGACGAGCCAACACCCGACCTCCACGGCTTGCGCCGCCGCAAGATGCTTGCCGCCGTGTACATCATTGGCGGCGTGGCCGAGCTAACGGCGTTCAGCATCCTGGCGGTGCTGCATCTGCTGCCGTATTTTCCGGCTGCATTCGGCATCATCCTGGGACTGCACCTACTGCCGTTGGCTGGAGTATTTCACTCGTCGCACTTCCGCACGTTTGGCTGGGCCATTGCGCTGTGGTCGGCGGGATGTCTGCTGCTCACAGAACATCTGGTGCTGATGAGCAGCGCCGGCATTCTTGTGCTGGCGACGCTGCTCCTTCTTGTATTGCTTTTCCTTGGTCGCGCTGCAGCGCCGGCAAACACGGCTTCCTGAGCACGCGACTTACGGGGTGGCGCGCACCAATTCCAGCGCACTATCAGCCCGCACCAACACGCGAGCCACATCCGCAGGCACAATCACGGAAGTGCTGGCAGGAAGCTCCGTCAGGGCTTCGCCGACCACAATCACCTGAGCGTCGCCACCGATGGCCGTCAGGCAATAGGGCTTGTCGCCGGGATTCTCAAACTCGATGGTGTCGCCAATCTTCAGCGTGAAGCTATCCACGGTGAAGTACTTTTCCTGGATCAACCGTTTGCCTTCGCGTCCTTCTACGGTGATGGGTTTCGCCTCAACCTTACCCGCACGTGTAGTCACCTTGCTCACAGCCAATCCCTTGTCGACGTGCAGTTCGCGCGGACGACCGTAGTCGTACAGGCGATACGTGGTGTCAGAGGTCTGCTGCGTTTCGAGGATGGTCACGCCCGGTCCAATGGCGTGGACCGTTCCCGCGTCCACAAACACCATGTCGCCAGCGGCCACAGGGATGTGTTCCAGTAACTCTTCTGCAGTGCCGTTCGCGATGGCATCGCGCAGTCCGTCCAGCGTCGTACCCTGCTTTAATCCACAGGCTACAGAGGCGCCCGGTTCGGCTTCGAGGATGTACCAGCACTCCGTTTTGCCGCGACCAATGTTTAGGGCAGCAGCCTCTTCGTCGTTTGGGTGCACCTGTACGGAAAGTTTGTCATTCGGGAACAGAAGCTTCATGAGCAGAGGAAATTCTTTTTCCTTCGCCAACGTTCCCAGCAACCTGACCGGCTCTTTCCCTGCCAGTGACGCAAGCGTTTCGCCCGCGTAATCGCCGTCATTCACGAGGGACTGCGGCCCGGTCAACCAGGCTTCACCGATCGGATCCTTGTACTTGGCATCGCGCTCAGCCCAGTCGGGATACCAAGGCTTCAGGTCGCGGCGACCCCATGTGCGTTCGGAGAAAGACGGATGCAGGCGAAATGGATTGAGAGTGCTCATGGCACTCCCATTGTCCTCCATTGCGGCGGTTTAGCGCATTACATTACGCAGCGTGGCTGCGGCGCTTTCCGGTGTGATGTCGCGCTGCGGCGATCCCAGCAGTTCAAATCCCACCATGAACTTGCGCACCGTGGCCGAGCGCAGCAACGGCGGATAGAAATGCGCATGCAACTGCCATTCCGGATGCTCTTCGCCATCGCATGGGGCGGGATGAAAGCCCATGGAATATGGGAACGGCGCATCGAAGACCCGGTTGTAGCCAGCGGTGAGCGTCTTGAGGATGTCCGCGAGGCCATTGCGTTGGGCCTCACTCAGCGCTCGCATGGAGGCAACAGGATCACGCGGCAACACCAGGGTTTCAAATGGCCACACTGCCCAGAATGGAATCACTACAACCCATGTGTCATTCTGCGCGACCACGCGTTCGCCTTTCTCCAGTTCCTTCTGCAGATAGGCATGCAACATGGTTTCGCCGTGCTTCGCGAAGTATTCCTTTTGCGTGCGCAGCTCCGTGGCGGGTTCGTTGGGAATATGTTCGGTGGCCCAGATCTGGCCGTGTGGATGCGGATTGCTTGCACCCATCATGGCGCCTCGATTTTCAAAGATTTGCACGTAGCGAATGCCCGGATTTGCCGCCAGTTCTGCTTCCTGCGCAGCCCACACATCCACCACGCCGCGGATCGACGGCACATCCATCGTTGCCAGCGTAAGGTCATGTCGCGGACTGAAGCACAACACGCGACAGATGCCTCGCTCCGTTTCAGCATGCAGCAGGCCATCGTCTTCCGTGATGGTCTCAGCGTCAGGCTTCAAAGCCGCGTAATCATTGGTGAAAACGTAGGTGCCGGTGTAATGCGGTGTCTGCTCGCCGCCAGCGCGCGGATTGCCGGGGCACAGATAGCACGACGGATCGTACTGCGACGCCTGCGGGATAGCAGCGTCTTCCGTCTGGCCTTGCCACGGACGCTGCGTGCGATGCGGCGATACGAGCACCCACTCCCCACGGAGCGGATTCCAACGACGATGCGGTGTGGTCAGCAACAACGAATTCATTACGCACGCTCCAGTTGCGCCAGCGCGCCATCCGCCGGTGTGCAGACGTAGATTTCAGCTTCGATGTTGAAGTGGCCTTTGTACGCCACGGCAAGCTGCGCCGTGAATTGGGGAACGTCGTCCGATGCGACGAGGCTCACGGTGCATCCACCAAAGCCGCCGCCGGTGAGACGTGCGCCGTAGCAGCCCGGCAGCGTGACCGCTGTGGCTGCAAGGAAATCAATCTCGGGGACGCTGTCTTCAAAGTCGTCGCGCTGGCTGGCGTGGGAGCCATTCATCAACTCGCCCAGTTTCACAGCGTCGCCTGCCTTCATGGCGACCTCCGCCTGACGCACACGCGCATTTTCTGTGATGACGTGCTTACAACGCTTGTACACGTCGTCGCTCAGGCTGGCACGTACGAACTCCAACTGCTCTGTCGTTGCGCGCCCAAGGTCTTCTGCTTCCGGGAAGCGCGCACGGATGACAGCCTGACCTTCTTCCAACTCGCG is a genomic window containing:
- a CDS encoding alpha-glucuronidase family glycosyl hydrolase, whose amino-acid sequence is MLRTLQRLALGTLAGLSFAVVSVAQTPAPSAVGWLRYVIPPDPPRYHDMPHAVALLGDANGRPAPEEEAAAEELDRGLGHMVAGTDVLLHRIDPRNDAIILGTPEALRRSGLARIAPGWVDKPVPEEGFRIVHLRNGIRQWWVLEGGSPRAELYAAFRFAAMVTEDRQLPNEIAESPRFPLRAIQMEGTMPEDSVLRQYGRLLASVGINGLVLNCNAQQKAEAARIFRPYGIRVWSSAADLEAERNLHLQDSSFADAPMSGLAPESAGKEQRAARFLLLPGGVRQPVTPLRAWQMTLRTPVANSLTGALGTISQGAVLPMLDQPLLQASLYAFGRFAWNPEESRDSIIDQWARQTWGDDARIFDVAKKIVLDSEASYAGITSPLGLPRLGTEHGPDPMTSEAGHTLADHHSIGAARLQSAEFPEAFRREYENPAATPPEWLLLLHRVPLSFRVRDGQTVTQEVYDAAFTGASAAANADDAWDETRELVEPERWTPTHLLLQDNARRAEIWREAVVDWLLRVTGQPDTLGFAGKHAGRIEAETMTLKGYHTVFTEDKEGSSGGAYIACSLSDCSASTEFRGEENVYRIEVGYFDAPQAPQRFVLRINGAVVDTWTSAVRGAQPGGVSAERFVRNGVRLKLGDRIEIHSTGALDFVEITRDPRWN
- a CDS encoding type I phosphomannose isomerase catalytic subunit, whose translation is MSTLNPFRLHPSFSERTWGRRDLKPWYPDWAERDAKYKDPIGEAWLTGPQSLVNDGDYAGETLASLAGKEPVRLLGTLAKEKEFPLLMKLLFPNDKLSVQVHPNDEEAAALNIGRGKTECWYILEAEPGASVACGLKQGTTLDGLRDAIANGTAEELLEHIPVAAGDMVFVDAGTVHAIGPGVTILETQQTSDTTYRLYDYGRPRELHVDKGLAVSKVTTRAGKVEAKPITVEGREGKRLIQEKYFTVDSFTLKIGDTIEFENPGDKPYCLTAIGGDAQVIVVGEALTELPASTSVIVPADVARVLVRADSALELVRATP
- a CDS encoding UDP-glucose--hexose-1-phosphate uridylyltransferase produces the protein MNSLLLTTPHRRWNPLRGEWVLVSPHRTQRPWQGQTEDAAIPQASQYDPSCYLCPGNPRAGGEQTPHYTGTYVFTNDYAALKPDAETITEDDGLLHAETERGICRVLCFSPRHDLTLATMDVPSIRGVVDVWAAQEAELAANPGIRYVQIFENRGAMMGASNPHPHGQIWATEHIPNEPATELRTQKEYFAKHGETMLHAYLQKELEKGERVVAQNDTWVVVIPFWAVWPFETLVLPRDPVASMRALSEAQRNGLADILKTLTAGYNRVFDAPFPYSMGFHPAPCDGEEHPEWQLHAHFYPPLLRSATVRKFMVGFELLGSPQRDITPESAAATLRNVMR